A region from the Melanotaenia boesemani isolate fMelBoe1 chromosome 11, fMelBoe1.pri, whole genome shotgun sequence genome encodes:
- the nsmfb gene encoding NMDA receptor synaptonuclear signaling and neuronal migration factor isoform X2, which yields MGTAVSKKKNLRSDAISSVAAKVRAARAFGEYLSNTNPENRNGADHLLSDTFPGQDCDSPDVSRLHNNNLPPQSQSLTIAKPSQSHQFNPSTHPQSLPQVNTLQGQVPLGPSKRRLSVERSLSTEEPPGARGLEGSVSLKPARVYTISREGGMTLGGPGSEESLELEVMKGLREQSVSQAPGTTNYNLSCTSQPSAASARGSHHRSSHHRSNHHHAHQHHSGPSSSSQPLQSSRSASNIGDWGLRRGGSREDYTPDCVACIRAPCQSQRSLDLDTSPRDGGKHRKKLERMYSEDRTSTDDREDNPNSWFPKENMFSFQTATTTMQAISNFRKHLRMVGSRRMKVQTFADRRAKSFSRSWSDPTPVKPESLHDSRDSGELQASSGTLDEGLDEDADWEEEREMESVACKGEDFIPPKIMLISSKVPKAEYVPNIIRRDDPSIIPILYDHEHATFDDILEEIEKKLTAYRKGCKIWNMLIFCQGGPGHLYLLKNKVATFAKVEKEEDMVQFWRRLSRLMSKLNPEPNLIHIMGCYVLGSANGEKLIQTLKRLMRPSSVEFKSPLELSAQGKEMIEMYFDFRLFRLWKSRQHSKLLDYDDLL from the exons ATCATCTTCTGTCTGACACGTTTCCTGGCCAGGACTGCGACTCGCCAGATGTCAGCCGTTTGCATAACAACAATCTGCCACCACAGTCCCAGAGTTTAACCATAGCTAAACCCAGCCAGTCTCATCAGTTTAATCCCAGCACTCATCCACAGTCTCTGCCTCAGGTCAACACCCTCCAGGGTCAAGTGCCGCTGGGCCCTTCCAAACGCAGACTATCTGTTGAACGAAGCCTCTCTACAGAGGAGCCACCAGGTGCCAGAGGCCTAGAGGGGAGTGTATCTTTAAAGCCAGCTAGAGTGTACACAATTTCCAGGGAAGGAGGGATGACCCTCGGGGGCCCTGGAAGTGAGGAGAGCTTGGAGCTGGAGGTGATGAAGGGACTGAGGGAGCAGTCTGTGTCCCAAGCCCCCGGCACCACCAACTACAACCTGTCCTGCACCAGCCAACCATCTGCCGCATCGGCCCGTGGTAGCCATCACCGTAGTAGCCATCACCGCAGCAACCATCACCATGCTCACCAGCATCACAGCGGCCCGTCATCATCTTCACAGCCGCTTCAGAGCTCAAGGAGTGCCAGCAACATTGGGGACTGGGGTCTGAGGAGAGGAGGGTCAAGAGAAGACTACACCCCAGACTGTGTGGCCTGTATTCGGGCTCCATGTCAAAGCCAGCGATCCCTCGACCTGGATACCTCACCACGGGATGGAGGGAAGCACCGCAAGAAACTGGAGAGGATGTACAGTGAGGACAGAACATCCACTGATGACAGGG AGGACAATCCTAATAGCTGGTTCCCCAAAGAGAACATGTTCAGCTTTCAGAcagccaccaccaccatgcAGGC AATATC aaatttCCGCAAACACCTTCGGATGGTGGGCAGCCGCAGGATGAAGGTCCAGA CCTTTGCCGACCGCCGAGCCAAGAGCTTCAGCCGCTCATGGAGTGACCCCACCCCTGTCAAGCCTGAGTCACTTCATGACTCCAGAGACA GTGGCGAACTTCAGGCCTCCTCAGGGACACTAGATGAAGGGCTGGATGAGGATGCCGActgggaggaggagagagagatggagagtgTAGCTTGCAAAGGGGAGGACTTCATCCCACCGAAAATCATG CTGATATCCTCCAAGGTACCAAAGGCTGAATATGTTCCTAACATCATTCGCAGGGATGACCCCTCCATCATTCCTATTCTTTAT GACCATGAACATGCAACATTTGATGACATCCTTG AGGAGATCGAGAAAAAGCTGACTGCATACAGGAAAGGCTGTAAAATCTGGAACATGCTTATTTTCTGCCAG GGTGGTCCGGGACATCTGTATCTGCTGAAGAATAAAGTGGCCACGTTTGCCAAggtggagaaggaggaagaCATGGTCCA GTTCTGGCGGCGACTTAGCAGGCTGATGAGTAAGCTGAACCCAGAGCCTAACCTCATCCACATCATGGGCTGCTACGTGCTGGGGAGTGCTAACGGAGAAAAG ctcatccagactCTGAAGAGGCTGATGAGACCCTCTTCCGTTGAATTCAAGTCGCCACTAGAGCTGTCGGCACAGG GCAAAGAGATGATCGAAATGTACTTTGACTTCCGTCTGTTCCGCCTTTGGAAAAGCCGCCAGCACTCCAAGCTGCTGGACTACGATGACCTGTTGTGA
- the nsmfb gene encoding NMDA receptor synaptonuclear signaling and neuronal migration factor isoform X1 has product MGTAVSKKKNLRSDAISSVAAKVRAARAFGEYLSNTNPENRNGADHLLSDTFPGQDCDSPDVSRLHNNNLPPQSQSLTIAKPSQSHQFNPSTHPQSLPQVNTLQGQVPLGPSKRRLSVERSLSTEEPPGARGLEGSVSLKPARVYTISREGGMTLGGPGSEESLELEVMKGLREQSVSQAPGTTNYNLSCTSQPSAASARGSHHRSSHHRSNHHHAHQHHSGPSSSSQPLQSSRSASNIGDWGLRRGGSREDYTPDCVACIRAPCQSQRSLDLDTSPRDGGKHRKKLERMYSEDRTSTDDREDNPNSWFPKENMFSFQTATTTMQAISAFRGIAERKRRKREQEAATMMERNFRKHLRMVGSRRMKVQTFADRRAKSFSRSWSDPTPVKPESLHDSRDSGELQASSGTLDEGLDEDADWEEEREMESVACKGEDFIPPKIMLISSKVPKAEYVPNIIRRDDPSIIPILYDHEHATFDDILEEIEKKLTAYRKGCKIWNMLIFCQGGPGHLYLLKNKVATFAKVEKEEDMVQFWRRLSRLMSKLNPEPNLIHIMGCYVLGSANGEKLIQTLKRLMRPSSVEFKSPLELSAQGKEMIEMYFDFRLFRLWKSRQHSKLLDYDDLL; this is encoded by the exons ATCATCTTCTGTCTGACACGTTTCCTGGCCAGGACTGCGACTCGCCAGATGTCAGCCGTTTGCATAACAACAATCTGCCACCACAGTCCCAGAGTTTAACCATAGCTAAACCCAGCCAGTCTCATCAGTTTAATCCCAGCACTCATCCACAGTCTCTGCCTCAGGTCAACACCCTCCAGGGTCAAGTGCCGCTGGGCCCTTCCAAACGCAGACTATCTGTTGAACGAAGCCTCTCTACAGAGGAGCCACCAGGTGCCAGAGGCCTAGAGGGGAGTGTATCTTTAAAGCCAGCTAGAGTGTACACAATTTCCAGGGAAGGAGGGATGACCCTCGGGGGCCCTGGAAGTGAGGAGAGCTTGGAGCTGGAGGTGATGAAGGGACTGAGGGAGCAGTCTGTGTCCCAAGCCCCCGGCACCACCAACTACAACCTGTCCTGCACCAGCCAACCATCTGCCGCATCGGCCCGTGGTAGCCATCACCGTAGTAGCCATCACCGCAGCAACCATCACCATGCTCACCAGCATCACAGCGGCCCGTCATCATCTTCACAGCCGCTTCAGAGCTCAAGGAGTGCCAGCAACATTGGGGACTGGGGTCTGAGGAGAGGAGGGTCAAGAGAAGACTACACCCCAGACTGTGTGGCCTGTATTCGGGCTCCATGTCAAAGCCAGCGATCCCTCGACCTGGATACCTCACCACGGGATGGAGGGAAGCACCGCAAGAAACTGGAGAGGATGTACAGTGAGGACAGAACATCCACTGATGACAGGG AGGACAATCCTAATAGCTGGTTCCCCAAAGAGAACATGTTCAGCTTTCAGAcagccaccaccaccatgcAGGC AATATC GGCTTTCCGAGGCATTGCTGAAAGAAAGAGGCGGAAAAGAGAGCAGGAGGCAGCCACCATGATGGAGAG aaatttCCGCAAACACCTTCGGATGGTGGGCAGCCGCAGGATGAAGGTCCAGA CCTTTGCCGACCGCCGAGCCAAGAGCTTCAGCCGCTCATGGAGTGACCCCACCCCTGTCAAGCCTGAGTCACTTCATGACTCCAGAGACA GTGGCGAACTTCAGGCCTCCTCAGGGACACTAGATGAAGGGCTGGATGAGGATGCCGActgggaggaggagagagagatggagagtgTAGCTTGCAAAGGGGAGGACTTCATCCCACCGAAAATCATG CTGATATCCTCCAAGGTACCAAAGGCTGAATATGTTCCTAACATCATTCGCAGGGATGACCCCTCCATCATTCCTATTCTTTAT GACCATGAACATGCAACATTTGATGACATCCTTG AGGAGATCGAGAAAAAGCTGACTGCATACAGGAAAGGCTGTAAAATCTGGAACATGCTTATTTTCTGCCAG GGTGGTCCGGGACATCTGTATCTGCTGAAGAATAAAGTGGCCACGTTTGCCAAggtggagaaggaggaagaCATGGTCCA GTTCTGGCGGCGACTTAGCAGGCTGATGAGTAAGCTGAACCCAGAGCCTAACCTCATCCACATCATGGGCTGCTACGTGCTGGGGAGTGCTAACGGAGAAAAG ctcatccagactCTGAAGAGGCTGATGAGACCCTCTTCCGTTGAATTCAAGTCGCCACTAGAGCTGTCGGCACAGG GCAAAGAGATGATCGAAATGTACTTTGACTTCCGTCTGTTCCGCCTTTGGAAAAGCCGCCAGCACTCCAAGCTGCTGGACTACGATGACCTGTTGTGA